From the genome of Pseudomonadota bacterium:
ACCTGTTGCGATGAAATTCGCCGCGTCCCCCCGTCTACGCCGTCCCATTATTGCGAGTACGGCAAAAAATCCGACGCCACCGGCGCATACCATCGATATTCCAAACAACAACTCAATGTGATCCGGAAACTCAAACCAATAAACGGGCACCAATAAAACGACTACAAGCAATGCCCCTATCAAACCGGACGCACGATCAATGAACACCGTAGAAAATGACTTGAGCATATTGCCGGTCTTTCTGCCAAGTGCCCAAATCCGATATACATCCCCCCCATACCCTCCGCCAACCAAAAACTGGCTGAAGAACCCGCTAATAAAAAACAACCTGACAAAAAAACCGATAGTTTCTGTATAGCCTAGAGCACCGCCAATACCCCACCATCTGATGCCACCCACTAAATAGGCTGTGAAGTATAGAGCGACCGTCAAAACCAAGAGAGCATAGTCTGCCCTTAGCAAAGCAGCTTTCAAATCCAGTAGTTCAGTACTAAGAAAAACCCCTGTCAGGAGGCCGAATGTGACGAGCAGCTTCGCAACTATTACCAGTTTATCCATCTAAATAATGTGCCTTGCCTTGGCTTGGCCCTTCAGGTCGTATTAGCGCGCTCGAAATCCCTACGCACAATAGATGCTTTCGGCCTATCCCTGTTTGTTTTATGGAAAAGATCTATCTGCAGTTGCGACAACAAACCAAACAGCACAACCTGAACGCCGATAATGAGTAACAGTGCAGATAGCAACAGAAGTGGACGGGTACCGATCGCGTGGCCCAAAAGCCAAAGCGTGGTTAAATACACGCCCCCAAAAAAGCCCAATATACCTAGGAATCCACCGAGGACTCCAAAGAAGTGCAACGGGCGATAACGGTAGGCATTAAGGAAATAAACTGTGAGAAGGTCCAACACACCTTTAACGAATCGGCTTGCCCCGTATTTGCTCACGCCCTGCTTGCGTGGCCTATGCTCTACCTCTATTTCACCAATGCGAAAGCCACGGTTGGCCGCCAAAACCGGGATGAAACGATGAAATTCGCCGTATACACGAATTTCATCCCACACCTCTCTCCGGTATGCTTTTAGCCCGCAGTTGATATCCTTGAGCGGCGAGCGGAGTACTTTGCGTACAAGCCAGTTAAAAA
Proteins encoded in this window:
- a CDS encoding UPF0104 family protein, coding for MDKLVIVAKLLVTFGLLTGVFLSTELLDLKAALLRADYALLVLTVALYFTAYLVGGIRWWGIGGALGYTETIGFFVRLFFISGFFSQFLVGGGYGGDVYRIWALGRKTGNMLKSFSTVFIDRASGLIGALLVVVLLVPVYWFEFPDHIELLFGISMVCAGGVGFFAVLAIMGRRRRGDAANFIATGGLRNKLLEVSRDVATGFLSWPSTVIHMGWSSIALLLNILAIAAIGAALDLEIGFAAYLSLGPIVFLAKSFPLSVAGWGTREVAMIYFFGLTGVDAGSALAMSILSGVLVFVASSAGGVLWFAKGYSTPQATI
- a CDS encoding glycosyltransferase gives rise to the protein MEEKTESMAISKKHRQKAQTQTQEGRRVSVVIPALNEAASLSELFSRLDRVAVDQKYRMQVVLVDDGSTDNTAEVVAAYEPTFIESIVYIRFRRNLGKSVALSEGADQANAELIVTMDADLQDQPEEIPRLVNTIDEGCDVVSGWKRRRNDPLFGKKIPSQVFNWLVRKVLRSPLKDINCGLKAYRREVWDEIRVYGEFHRFIPVLAANRGFRIGEIEVEHRPRKQGVSKYGASRFVKGVLDLLTVYFLNAYRYRPLHFFGVLGGFLGILGFFGGVYLTTLWLLGHAIGTRPLLLLSALLLIIGVQVVLFGLLSQLQIDLFHKTNRDRPKASIVRRDFERANTT